In the genome of Carnobacterium viridans, one region contains:
- a CDS encoding glycosyltransferase family 2 protein, translated as MKVSVVMGIYNCEKTLKESLDSLLNQTYESFEIILCEDGSKDNTLKVAKEYVKNYPQKVRLIQNTTNKGLAYSLNRCIEISKGEYIARMDADDISYKNRLEKQMHYLETHPEYALVGSQVFLFNDGGIWGVRKTKNDPLKKDFLFGSQFIHPTIIIKKEVLNQIGNYTVSKATLRAEDYDLFMRLYAAGFKGYNMQDILLNYREDSATFKKRVYKYRFGEAKVRYNGFKLMKLMPLGLIYVLKPLIVGLIPQKILTHLRHQELDSTLLDETTHPTV; from the coding sequence ATGAAAGTATCCGTTGTAATGGGCATTTATAACTGCGAAAAAACGTTAAAGGAAAGCCTAGATTCTCTTTTAAATCAAACCTATGAATCTTTTGAAATTATTTTATGTGAAGATGGTTCGAAGGATAATACGTTAAAGGTAGCAAAAGAGTATGTTAAGAACTATCCTCAAAAGGTACGATTAATTCAAAACACAACTAATAAAGGATTAGCCTACTCACTGAACAGGTGTATTGAGATTTCGAAAGGCGAATACATTGCACGAATGGATGCAGATGATATTTCGTACAAAAATAGGCTGGAAAAACAAATGCATTACTTAGAAACTCATCCAGAATATGCTTTAGTTGGGAGTCAAGTTTTTCTTTTTAATGATGGCGGCATTTGGGGAGTGCGAAAAACAAAAAATGATCCATTAAAAAAAGATTTTCTCTTTGGATCACAGTTCATTCATCCTACCATTATTATTAAAAAAGAGGTTCTCAACCAAATCGGAAACTACACGGTTTCAAAAGCGACTCTAAGGGCAGAAGATTATGATTTGTTTATGCGGTTATATGCTGCTGGATTTAAGGGATACAATATGCAAGATATTTTGCTCAACTATCGAGAAGATTCTGCAACATTTAAAAAGAGAGTGTATAAATACAGATTTGGAGAAGCTAAGGTGAGATATAACGGTTTTAAACTAATGAAACTTATGCCGTTAGGTCTGATTTATGTACTCAAACCATTAATTGTTGGACTGATTCCTCAAAAAATTTTAACACATCTCCGACATCAAGAGCTTGATAGCACTCTTCTTGATGAAACAACTCACCCAACTGTTTGA
- a CDS encoding glycosyltransferase family 2 protein, whose amino-acid sequence MVAVSVIMPIYNVVGGLKKSIQCLLNQTYKDFELILVNDGSTDGSGQICDEFQRKDSRIRVIHQENAGSGMARNAGLDWATGDYIYFTDPDDYVEAELIEDNLKIALENEANVVVFGYYVEEINARGKRIMTVQLPNLSVLNTKEDFRKNFRAFQDLDSNILWNKLYKHLYLFENNCRFTDQRVGQDALFNHLVYRNLEAIYFNQFPYYHYVSRVGSAVNRYHPDRFLLEYNIAEHFEKLIITWRYEQMYQDLISLAYWRTLYVELNNLVLEDCPLNENQKVQQISSVLHHPKIQQTLFSPNSSLEKKYHIKLLTLLLKKNKYSLALRVMRAKIQMSKKYHYAFSTLKKITGT is encoded by the coding sequence ATGGTTGCTGTATCTGTCATTATGCCAATTTACAATGTTGTAGGTGGATTAAAAAAATCGATTCAATGTTTATTGAATCAAACGTACAAGGATTTCGAATTAATATTAGTCAACGATGGATCGACGGATGGTTCTGGTCAGATTTGTGATGAGTTCCAAAGAAAGGACAGTCGAATACGAGTTATCCATCAAGAGAATGCAGGTTCGGGAATGGCTCGAAATGCAGGCCTTGATTGGGCAACAGGTGACTACATTTACTTCACAGATCCAGATGATTATGTAGAAGCAGAATTAATTGAAGACAATTTGAAAATTGCTTTAGAAAACGAAGCGAATGTTGTTGTTTTTGGGTATTATGTCGAAGAAATAAATGCAAGAGGAAAGAGGATAATGACGGTTCAACTTCCCAATTTATCCGTCTTGAATACAAAAGAGGATTTCAGAAAGAATTTCAGAGCATTCCAAGACTTAGATTCTAATATATTATGGAATAAACTCTACAAGCATCTTTATTTATTTGAAAACAACTGTCGTTTTACTGATCAACGAGTAGGACAAGATGCTTTGTTCAATCATTTAGTCTACCGGAATTTAGAAGCGATTTATTTTAATCAATTCCCTTATTACCATTATGTTTCTCGAGTTGGATCTGCTGTTAATCGTTACCATCCAGACCGCTTTCTTTTAGAGTATAACATTGCTGAACATTTTGAAAAATTAATCATTACCTGGCGCTATGAACAAATGTACCAAGATTTAATTAGTTTAGCTTATTGGAGAACTCTTTATGTAGAACTAAATAATTTAGTTTTGGAGGATTGTCCTCTTAACGAAAACCAAAAAGTACAACAAATATCCTCTGTTTTACATCATCCAAAAATCCAACAAACATTATTTTCCCCCAATTCTAGTTTAGAAAAAAAATACCACATCAAATTACTAACTCTTCTATTAAAGAAAAATAAATATTCACTTGCTTTAAGAGTTATGAGAGCAAAAATACAAATGAGCAAAAAATACCACTATGCATTCAGTACATTAAAAAAAATAACGGGAACTTAG